ATGGAAAAATTACAACCGGTTAACGGAAATGTTATTATTAAAATAATTGAACAAAAAGAAGGAAAAACAAGCGGCGGCATTATTATTCCAGAAACCGCAAAGGAAAAGCCTACTGAAGGCAATATCATGGCTGTTTCTGCTGATTCATCAGATGAGATCAGCGTAGGCGACCGCGTAATCTTTAAAGAGTACAGCGGAACAAAAGTAACCCACCAGAACGAAGAATTTCTTGTAATTCAGGAATCGGAAATTCTGGCAAAAATTGTTGAAGTGGATTCTATCTAAAGCATAATCCTGAATATATTAACCTTGATAATGGGTTAATTGCCTTTTTTTGGCAATTAACCCATTTTTGTTAACGGTATTATCCCTGCCCTGCATACAGTTCTGCATGTGAATATAATTACATCAAACAAAGCTTGACTTGAGGCGGAGATTTTTAGATACCGGCAGGAAAATGTTTTATCCTTTATCCCTGAACCTTTTTCCCCAGGCGAGCTTTGCAAGAGAGTATTAAAAACCGGAAGTACCTGCAAACCCATATTTTAAAATCACCCTACTTATAAACACCCTTTCTGTGGCCGATTTTTACTACAAACACTATCAGTTTATCATCCTCTATTGAATAAAGTATCCTGTAATTGCCGTGTCTTATTCTGTACTGTTCTTTTCCGGTCAGTTTA
This window of the bacterium genome carries:
- a CDS encoding co-chaperone GroES is translated as MEKLQPVNGNVIIKIIEQKEGKTSGGIIIPETAKEKPTEGNIMAVSADSSDEISVGDRVIFKEYSGTKVTHQNEEFLVIQESEILAKIVEVDSI